The Bacillus sp. Y1 genome has a window encoding:
- a CDS encoding acetoin utilization protein AcuC translates to MILDSVFIFSEEQLKYKFNSNHPFNQLRLKITLDLLKQLNALSDHQMIQPRKASDEELQLIHDPSYINAVKLAGLGQLSAEKAENYGLGTDDTPIFPHMHDASSWLVGGTLTAADYVMTGKAKHALNLGGGLHHGFKGKASGFCVYNDSSVAIKYLQEKYHARVLYVDTDAHHGDGVQWSFYDDPDVCTLSIHETGRYLFPGTGNVNERGQGKGYGFSFNIPVDAFTEDESWLEAYTTSLTEVAAFFKPDVIVTQNGADSHYLDPLTHLSATMNIYREIPKLAHRIAHQYCEGRWIAVGGGGYDIWRVVPRAWSLLWLEMTNNLELLNHPLPTEWIQAWQSKASVSLPKHWDDPSDLYPPIPRKAEITEKNAQTVEKALYPIRNNKKSIEKG, encoded by the coding sequence ATGATCCTTGATTCTGTTTTTATCTTTTCTGAAGAACAACTAAAGTACAAATTCAACTCCAATCATCCTTTTAATCAGCTTCGCCTAAAAATTACTCTAGATTTATTAAAACAACTGAATGCACTATCTGATCATCAAATGATTCAACCTAGGAAAGCTAGCGATGAAGAATTACAGCTTATTCATGATCCTAGTTATATTAATGCAGTAAAGCTTGCCGGTCTCGGCCAACTCTCTGCCGAAAAAGCAGAAAATTATGGCCTTGGAACAGATGATACTCCAATCTTTCCCCATATGCATGATGCAAGCTCCTGGCTGGTTGGGGGAACATTGACCGCTGCTGACTATGTTATGACAGGGAAAGCCAAACATGCACTGAATCTTGGTGGTGGTTTACATCACGGTTTTAAAGGAAAGGCTTCTGGCTTTTGTGTCTATAATGATAGTTCCGTAGCTATAAAGTATCTTCAAGAAAAATACCATGCAAGAGTTCTTTATGTGGACACAGATGCTCACCATGGTGATGGGGTACAATGGTCCTTTTATGATGATCCGGATGTTTGTACATTGTCCATACATGAAACAGGGAGATATTTATTTCCTGGTACAGGGAATGTGAACGAAAGAGGGCAGGGTAAAGGCTATGGTTTTTCCTTCAACATCCCTGTTGATGCCTTTACGGAAGATGAATCGTGGCTTGAGGCGTATACCACCTCTTTAACAGAAGTTGCTGCTTTTTTCAAACCAGATGTGATCGTAACCCAGAATGGTGCTGATTCTCATTATTTGGACCCTTTAACCCATTTATCAGCTACCATGAACATCTATCGTGAAATCCCTAAACTTGCCCATCGTATTGCCCATCAGTATTGTGAAGGTAGATGGATTGCTGTTGGTGGTGGGGGGTATGATATTTGGAGGGTTGTTCCTAGAGCTTGGTCATTACTCTGGCTAGAAATGACCAATAACTTAGAGCTTTTGAATCATCCATTGCCTACAGAGTGGATTCAAGCATGGCAGTCAAAAGCCTCTGTCTCACTACCAAAACACTGGGATGACCCAAGCGATTTATATCCACCCATTCCTCGGAAAGCTGAAATTACTGAAAAAAATGCACAAACAGTCGAAAAAGCATTATATCCGATCCGTAACAATAAAAAGAGTATTGAAAAAGGCTGA
- the motS gene encoding flagellar motor protein MotS: MKITKKHRQPPKGAPRWMVTFSDLITLVLVFFILLFSMSQIDLIKFQALADSMRDKQFLDFYPSIVPLEGEGESEQEENNESAQSLDDLLAEVQSYLDDNGLNNVIVANRTERGVVLVLQEQALFQSGEAEILNESNAFLDKVGAMLGEMPNLVKVEGHTDNRPITTDRYPSNWELSAARAGSVIRYLIENFQLDSTRFIAVGYGETRPIVPNNSEQNWQKNRRVEIVISDPKYNANEIADK; encoded by the coding sequence ATGAAAATTACTAAAAAACATCGGCAGCCTCCTAAAGGGGCACCACGTTGGATGGTAACTTTTTCTGATTTAATAACGCTTGTACTTGTCTTTTTTATTCTTTTATTTTCTATGTCGCAAATCGATCTTATTAAGTTCCAAGCACTTGCTGATTCGATGAGAGATAAGCAATTCCTAGATTTTTATCCTTCTATTGTACCACTAGAAGGGGAGGGTGAGTCGGAACAAGAAGAGAATAATGAATCTGCTCAAAGTTTAGATGATCTTTTGGCAGAGGTCCAATCCTATTTAGATGATAATGGGCTAAACAACGTCATCGTTGCCAATCGAACAGAGCGAGGCGTGGTGTTAGTTCTACAAGAACAAGCATTGTTCCAGTCAGGAGAAGCAGAGATTCTAAATGAATCAAATGCCTTTTTGGACAAAGTGGGAGCGATGCTTGGGGAGATGCCGAATCTTGTAAAGGTCGAAGGACATACAGATAATCGACCAATTACGACTGATCGGTATCCATCCAATTGGGAGCTTTCTGCAGCTAGAGCTGGTTCAGTTATCAGATATTTAATTGAAAACTTTCAGCTTGATTCAACGAGGTTTATTGCTGTTGGATACGGTGAGACAAGGCCGATTGTTCCCAACAATAGTGAGCAAAATTGGCAAAAAAATAGAAGGGTCGAGATTGTCATCTCTGATCCAAAATACAATGCTAATGAAATAGCGGATAAATGA
- the motP gene encoding flagellar motor protein MotP, producing the protein MKKLDVLTPIGLSIGVIMLLFGIVYNGGISGLLSFVDPASLLIVIGGLLSGLLVSFSLKDIKQMIKVMKQSFSSDERKLQDLIDTFVHLSGKARREGLLSLEMEIDQVEDRFLRKGMLLAIDGTDPDVIQDILLAEISAMEERHRKGRAILEKAGDYAPAWGMIGTLIGLVLMLKNLNDPSTLGPNMAIALLTTLYGSLLANLVFIPIAAKLELKTEKEAFIKQVIVEGVIGVQSGQNPNLLQEKLSAFLSEEEREAKEKELNSEALDDENY; encoded by the coding sequence ATGAAAAAGCTTGATGTTCTAACACCTATCGGATTATCGATAGGTGTAATTATGCTGTTATTTGGAATTGTATACAACGGGGGAATAAGCGGACTATTATCATTTGTTGACCCTGCATCATTGCTTATTGTTATAGGGGGACTACTTTCAGGCTTACTTGTCAGCTTTTCTTTAAAAGATATAAAGCAGATGATCAAAGTTATGAAACAGTCATTTTCTTCTGACGAAAGGAAGCTTCAAGATTTGATTGATACCTTTGTCCATTTATCGGGCAAAGCGAGAAGAGAAGGTCTCCTTTCACTTGAAATGGAGATTGATCAAGTAGAAGATCGATTTTTACGAAAAGGGATGTTATTAGCTATTGATGGAACGGATCCTGATGTTATTCAAGATATTCTATTAGCTGAAATTTCAGCGATGGAAGAACGGCATAGAAAGGGAAGGGCGATTCTCGAAAAGGCTGGTGATTATGCTCCAGCTTGGGGGATGATCGGGACATTAATAGGGCTTGTTCTCATGCTCAAAAATTTAAATGACCCATCAACACTAGGACCTAATATGGCAATCGCTCTATTAACAACGTTATATGGATCCTTGCTTGCGAACCTGGTCTTTATTCCTATAGCAGCAAAACTAGAGTTGAAGACAGAAAAAGAAGCTTTTATTAAACAGGTTATTGTTGAAGGGGTTATTGGTGTACAATCAGGGCAAAATCCGAATCTTCTTCAAGAGAAGCTAAGTGCATTTCTGTCTGAAGAAGAACGTGAGGCCAAGGAAAAAGAGTTAAATAGCGAGGCTTTAGATGATGAAAATTACTAA
- the ccpA gene encoding catabolite control protein A, with translation MVNITIYDVAREANVSMATVSRVVNGNPNVKPATRKKVLEVIERLGYRPNAVARGLASKKTTTVGVIIPDISNPFFAELARGIEDIATMYKYNIILSNSDQNKDKELHLLNTMLGKQVDGIVFMGGNISEEHVAEFKRSPAPIVLAGSLEDSEQVPSVNIDYEQATFDAVNTFIEKGHKKIAMVIGPYHEPINKEKKLVGYKKALEAAGIPVDEALIVEGDYTYDSGIEAFDKLIELPEKPTAIFVGSDEMAVGVVHGAQDKGYSVPEDFEVISSDNTRISLMVRPQLTTVIQPLYDIGAVAMRLLTKFMNKEKVSEHTVVLPHRIELRSSTK, from the coding sequence ATTGTGAACATAACAATTTATGATGTAGCACGTGAAGCAAATGTTTCCATGGCTACAGTGTCACGTGTTGTGAATGGTAATCCAAATGTAAAACCAGCTACAAGAAAAAAGGTTTTAGAAGTGATTGAAAGATTAGGCTATCGTCCAAATGCCGTAGCAAGAGGATTAGCTAGTAAAAAAACAACAACGGTTGGAGTAATTATCCCAGATATCTCGAATCCATTTTTTGCAGAACTTGCTCGTGGTATTGAAGATATTGCGACCATGTACAAATACAACATCATCTTAAGTAACTCAGACCAAAATAAGGACAAGGAGTTACACTTACTGAACACCATGCTTGGAAAACAAGTGGATGGAATTGTATTTATGGGTGGAAATATATCTGAGGAGCATGTGGCAGAATTTAAAAGATCTCCAGCTCCAATTGTTCTTGCTGGATCCTTGGAAGATTCTGAACAAGTACCTTCTGTAAATATTGATTATGAGCAAGCTACGTTTGATGCTGTAAATACCTTTATTGAAAAAGGACATAAAAAAATTGCGATGGTTATCGGTCCTTACCATGAACCGATTAACAAAGAGAAGAAGTTGGTAGGTTACAAAAAGGCATTAGAGGCAGCTGGAATTCCAGTTGATGAAGCTCTTATTGTAGAGGGAGATTATACGTACGATTCAGGTATTGAAGCGTTCGATAAGTTAATCGAACTTCCTGAAAAACCAACAGCTATCTTTGTTGGTTCTGATGAAATGGCCGTCGGAGTTGTACATGGAGCACAAGATAAAGGGTACAGCGTTCCAGAAGACTTCGAAGTGATCAGCTCAGACAATACAAGAATTTCTCTTATGGTAAGACCACAACTAACAACGGTTATTCAGCCTCTGTATGATATCGGTGCAGTTGCGATGCGTTTGTTAACGAAATTTATGAATAAGGAAAAAGTCTCAGAACATACAGTAGTACTTCCGCACCGAATTGAGCTCAGAAGCTCAACAAAGTAA
- a CDS encoding bifunctional 3-deoxy-7-phosphoheptulonate synthase/chorismate mutase, translated as MSNVELDQLRDRVDELNVELLKLINERARLVQEIGRVKETQGVFRYDPVRERSMLDIIKENNDGPFQNSTVEHIFKEIFKAGLELQKDDHSKALLVSRKKKAEDTIVEVKGEKVGHGIPQLIFGPCAVESYEQVAAVAASIKEKGLKFMRGGAYKPRTSPYDFQGLGVEGLKILKRVADEYDLAVISEIVSPADIEKAVDYIDVIQIGARNMQNFELLKAAGAVNKPVLLKRGLAATIEEFINAAEYIMSQGNGQIILCERGIRTYERATRNTLDISAVPILKQETHLPVLVDVTHSTGRRDLLLPMAKAALAVGADGVMAEVHPDPAVALSDSAQQMNIDQFNAFYKEIQASNLVRV; from the coding sequence ATGAGTAATGTTGAGTTAGATCAGCTTAGGGACCGTGTTGACGAGTTAAATGTTGAGCTTTTAAAGTTAATTAATGAAAGAGCTAGACTTGTTCAAGAAATTGGACGTGTAAAGGAAACACAAGGGGTATTCCGTTACGATCCAGTTCGTGAAAGAAGCATGCTTGATATAATTAAGGAAAACAACGATGGACCTTTCCAAAATTCTACGGTTGAACATATCTTCAAAGAAATCTTTAAGGCTGGATTAGAACTTCAAAAGGATGATCATAGCAAAGCATTGCTTGTGTCTCGTAAGAAGAAGGCTGAAGATACAATTGTTGAAGTAAAGGGAGAAAAAGTTGGCCATGGCATCCCACAATTAATTTTCGGACCATGTGCAGTTGAGTCATATGAGCAGGTTGCTGCTGTTGCTGCTTCAATCAAAGAAAAAGGATTAAAATTCATGCGTGGTGGAGCATACAAGCCTAGAACTTCACCTTATGATTTCCAAGGACTTGGTGTAGAAGGGCTGAAAATTTTAAAAAGAGTAGCTGACGAGTACGATCTAGCTGTAATTAGTGAAATCGTAAGCCCAGCTGACATAGAGAAAGCTGTTGACTATATTGATGTCATCCAAATTGGTGCGCGTAACATGCAGAACTTTGAGCTTTTAAAAGCAGCAGGTGCTGTAAATAAGCCGGTTCTATTGAAGCGTGGACTTGCTGCAACTATTGAAGAATTCATTAATGCAGCTGAATACATTATGTCTCAAGGTAATGGTCAAATTATCCTTTGTGAGCGTGGTATTCGTACGTATGAAAGAGCAACAAGAAATACATTAGACATTTCAGCTGTTCCAATCTTAAAGCAAGAAACACATTTACCTGTTCTTGTTGACGTAACACACTCAACTGGTCGTAGAGATCTACTTCTTCCGATGGCAAAAGCAGCTCTTGCTGTAGGTGCAGATGGAGTAATGGCAGAAGTTCATCCAGATCCAGCAGTTGCATTGTCGGATTCGGCTCAACAAATGAACATTGATCAATTTAATGCTTTCTACAAAGAAATTCAAGCTTCTAACTTAGTGCGTGTATAA
- the pilM gene encoding pilus assembly protein PilM, whose protein sequence is MKNKLFALDIGTRSCVGIILEETNGQYHVVDMLSIEHSERAMLDGQIHDVMAVSKLITQIKEKLEIKHGPLQKVCVAAAGRALRTERSKVSLPINGKPIMQKQDILHLELLAVQHVQAAVAEKYKEEKSHYYYCVGYSVLYYRLDGEEIGSLIDQQGDEASVEIIATFLPKVVVESLLAALTRSGLEMEALTLEPIAAINVLIPPSMRRLNVALVDIGAGTSDIALTDMGTVIAYGMVPIAGDEITEAISDQYLLDFPLAEMAKRQLNTQESITVTDILGFETEVSKWEAIEQISYAIDRLAGSICNEVLQLNNDKSPKAVMLVGGGSLTPELAKKIAERLELPPNRVAIRGIDAISSLTISEKITKGPELVTPIGIALAAKQSPVQYMTVYVNEQPVRLFEVKKLTVGDCLLAAGIKMNKLYGRPGLAMIVTLNGKNITIPGQYGLPPTLMKNGESCALDDSIENGDVLYVEKGQDGDRTTLSIGQLLDEIPTNEIEINGKTYQIEPTFICNGETVDTNYLLNDRDDILFQFPKTLEDLFHYLNLTNLKEELRPFQLTLNGKDTFYPSFSGKLYRNGMESRLQSSFENYDKITVQMRENITLLDLADANQYILNQTIPVTFNNKEILLKKSITVVKRGDQKLYEDSTIYDGDTLNISHQRLQPFIFQDIFKEVDIDLPKEMNGSFILLKNNEETTFYDNLEPFDSLQIIFPTQKGSQVIK, encoded by the coding sequence ATGAAAAATAAATTATTTGCTTTAGATATAGGTACTCGCTCATGTGTTGGCATTATTCTTGAAGAAACGAATGGTCAATATCATGTGGTTGATATGTTATCAATAGAACACTCGGAGCGCGCTATGCTAGATGGCCAAATTCATGATGTTATGGCTGTATCAAAGCTTATTACCCAAATAAAAGAGAAACTTGAAATCAAACATGGCCCTCTTCAAAAGGTATGCGTCGCAGCTGCGGGAAGGGCTTTACGAACGGAACGCTCAAAGGTATCACTCCCCATTAACGGCAAACCAATCATGCAAAAACAGGACATTCTTCATCTGGAGCTTTTAGCTGTTCAACACGTTCAAGCTGCAGTTGCAGAGAAATATAAAGAAGAGAAAAGTCATTATTATTATTGTGTCGGATATTCTGTCCTTTATTATCGTTTAGATGGAGAAGAGATCGGTAGCTTGATTGACCAACAAGGAGACGAGGCATCTGTAGAAATTATTGCAACTTTTTTACCGAAAGTTGTGGTTGAATCCCTATTAGCTGCCTTAACACGTTCAGGGTTAGAGATGGAAGCTTTAACACTAGAGCCAATAGCAGCCATCAATGTACTCATTCCCCCCTCCATGAGGCGGTTAAATGTAGCGTTAGTGGATATCGGTGCTGGAACGTCAGATATTGCCTTAACCGATATGGGAACAGTTATTGCTTATGGAATGGTTCCTATCGCAGGAGATGAAATTACAGAAGCAATCAGTGATCAATACTTACTTGATTTCCCTTTAGCCGAAATGGCTAAAAGACAATTAAATACCCAAGAGTCCATAACAGTCACTGATATTTTGGGATTTGAGACAGAGGTTTCGAAGTGGGAGGCAATTGAACAAATTTCTTATGCCATTGATCGCCTTGCTGGGTCAATTTGCAATGAGGTACTACAGCTTAACAATGACAAATCCCCAAAAGCAGTTATGCTAGTCGGCGGTGGAAGCTTAACACCTGAACTGGCAAAGAAAATTGCTGAGAGGCTTGAGCTTCCTCCAAATCGAGTCGCAATAAGAGGGATTGATGCCATTTCGTCCTTAACTATCTCAGAGAAGATCACAAAGGGACCAGAGCTTGTCACTCCCATTGGTATTGCTCTAGCTGCCAAACAATCACCGGTGCAATATATGACGGTTTACGTGAATGAACAACCCGTTAGACTATTCGAGGTGAAAAAATTAACAGTTGGAGATTGTTTATTAGCTGCGGGAATTAAAATGAATAAGCTATACGGTCGACCAGGACTAGCCATGATCGTTACTTTAAATGGAAAAAACATTACCATTCCTGGTCAATATGGTCTTCCTCCGACATTAATGAAAAATGGAGAAAGTTGTGCCCTAGATGATTCTATTGAAAACGGGGATGTCCTGTATGTTGAAAAAGGACAAGATGGAGATCGTACCACACTATCCATTGGTCAGTTACTTGATGAAATCCCAACCAATGAAATAGAGATCAACGGAAAAACATACCAAATTGAACCAACATTTATATGCAATGGAGAAACGGTAGATACAAATTATCTCCTTAATGATCGAGATGATATTCTATTTCAATTTCCGAAGACACTTGAAGATCTGTTTCATTATCTGAATCTGACAAATCTTAAAGAAGAACTTCGACCGTTTCAACTAACCCTGAATGGTAAGGATACATTTTATCCCTCCTTTTCAGGTAAGCTCTACCGTAATGGGATGGAATCAAGACTTCAAAGTAGCTTTGAGAATTATGATAAAATCACCGTACAAATGAGGGAAAATATTACTCTACTAGACCTTGCCGATGCAAATCAATATATACTTAATCAAACAATACCTGTTACATTCAATAATAAAGAAATACTCTTAAAAAAGAGTATCACCGTTGTGAAACGAGGAGATCAAAAATTATATGAGGATAGCACCATCTATGATGGTGACACCTTAAACATCTCCCATCAACGTTTACAGCCCTTTATCTTTCAAGACATTTTTAAAGAGGTGGATATTGACCTTCCAAAAGAAATGAATGGGTCATTCATACTTTTGAAGAATAACGAAGAAACAACGTTCTATGATAATCTTGAACCGTTCGACTCTTTACAGATCATTTTTCCAACTCAAAAAGGAAGCCAGGTTATCAAATGA
- the ytxJ gene encoding bacillithiol system redox-active protein YtxJ, which yields MEQIQTKEQFDALVENENFYLLKHSNTCPISQAAYEEYEEFTSNSSVKSYYLIVQTSRELSNYIADRFHIKHESPQAILFVKGDVAWHASHWKITSKALTTISQENQL from the coding sequence ATGGAACAAATTCAAACGAAAGAGCAATTTGATGCTCTTGTTGAAAATGAGAATTTTTATCTTTTAAAGCATTCGAATACTTGTCCAATCAGTCAAGCAGCTTATGAGGAATACGAAGAATTTACAAGTAACTCAAGTGTTAAAAGCTATTACTTAATTGTTCAAACATCAAGAGAGCTTTCAAATTATATCGCAGACCGCTTTCACATTAAACATGAGTCACCTCAAGCCATCCTTTTTGTAAAAGGGGACGTTGCTTGGCATGCATCTCATTGGAAGATTACAAGCAAAGCGTTAACTACCATTTCACAAGAAAATCAATTATGA
- a CDS encoding YtxH domain-containing protein, giving the protein MVNHETEKEDRQNVNETSGSKEFLMGAIIGGLVGAATALFLAPKSGKEMRTEINTQAENLKGKTSQLYDVAKTKSTELAEVAKLKSSSIGQAVSKQSNDIMSKVKSVKPVNDSEADVVYEDDFSPVLSDDKELQKKLEETKRAFDETESQLNH; this is encoded by the coding sequence ATGGTGAATCACGAAACTGAAAAGGAAGATCGACAAAACGTAAATGAAACATCAGGGTCGAAGGAATTTTTAATGGGTGCTATCATCGGTGGGCTAGTTGGAGCAGCAACGGCACTATTCCTCGCTCCAAAGTCAGGAAAAGAAATGAGAACGGAAATAAACACTCAAGCTGAAAATTTAAAAGGGAAGACGAGTCAGCTTTATGATGTAGCAAAAACAAAGAGTACTGAATTAGCCGAGGTTGCTAAACTAAAGTCCTCTTCCATTGGACAAGCTGTTTCTAAGCAATCCAATGACATTATGAGTAAAGTGAAGTCAGTCAAACCTGTTAATGATTCTGAGGCAGACGTCGTGTATGAAGACGATTTTTCTCCCGTGTTAAGTGATGATAAGGAACTTCAAAAAAAGCTCGAGGAAACAAAAAGAGCTTTTGATGAAACGGAATCGCAGTTAAATCATTAA
- a CDS encoding DUF948 domain-containing protein produces the protein MEWILYVSAGIAAIAFLILVIFLSKALQSLQVTLDSISKTLNGLERQLDGVTRETTDLLHKTNALAEDIQKKSESLGSVVDSVKDVGVTVQKFNSSLQTITNSVNLAVEQNKDKVSQVLQWGNVLLEMKDRWTHRNKEKTVVEKGPSEKGRERSYY, from the coding sequence TTGGAGTGGATACTTTATGTCAGTGCAGGGATTGCGGCAATTGCTTTTCTTATTTTAGTCATTTTTCTATCGAAAGCGTTACAGTCTCTTCAAGTAACCTTAGATAGTATTTCAAAAACATTAAATGGATTGGAGCGTCAGCTTGACGGCGTTACAAGGGAAACAACAGACTTGTTGCATAAAACGAATGCCCTAGCGGAAGATATTCAAAAGAAATCAGAAAGCTTAGGAAGTGTCGTTGATTCCGTTAAGGATGTAGGAGTAACGGTACAAAAGTTTAACTCATCACTTCAAACGATCACAAATTCTGTGAACCTTGCAGTGGAGCAAAATAAGGACAAGGTTAGTCAAGTCCTCCAATGGGGCAATGTCCTTCTTGAAATGAAGGATCGATGGACTCATAGGAATAAAGAAAAGACAGTTGTTGAAAAAGGTCCTAGCGAGAAGGGAAGAGAAAGAAGTTATTATTAG
- a CDS encoding aminopeptidase: MKDSRIELLAKNLINYSVKLQPGEKVLIENFGLQRELVTALVKEAYAAGGHPFVLLKDQQVDRALLLGAQEEQFNLMADFEANVMSQMDAYIGLRSGDNINEHADVPDDKMKIHGSTIGKKVHRDIRVPKTKWVVLRYPNSSMAQLAKMSTEGFEDFYFNVCNLDYGKMDQAMDALVELMNKTDKVKITGPGTDLSFSIKDIPAIKCSGQMNIPDGEVYTAPVRDSVNGVITYNTPSPYQGFTFENVKLTFKDGKIVEATANDTERINKIFDTDEGARFVGEFAIGVNPYILHPMQDILFDEKIDGSFHFTPGQCYDDAFNGNHSNIHWDMVNIQRSDYGGGEMYFDDVLVRKDGRFVIKELEVLNPENLK, translated from the coding sequence ATGAAAGATTCACGCATTGAGCTTCTAGCAAAAAACCTTATTAATTACTCTGTTAAGCTACAACCTGGTGAAAAGGTGCTAATTGAAAATTTTGGTTTGCAGCGAGAGCTAGTAACAGCATTAGTAAAGGAAGCGTATGCTGCGGGAGGACATCCATTCGTACTTCTTAAAGATCAGCAAGTGGACCGAGCGTTACTTCTAGGTGCCCAAGAAGAACAATTTAACTTGATGGCAGATTTTGAAGCGAACGTTATGAGTCAAATGGATGCATACATAGGATTACGTTCCGGCGACAATATCAACGAGCATGCTGATGTTCCTGATGACAAGATGAAAATTCACGGATCAACGATCGGGAAGAAAGTACACCGTGATATCCGTGTTCCTAAAACCAAATGGGTCGTCCTGCGTTATCCAAATTCATCTATGGCGCAACTAGCAAAAATGAGCACAGAGGGCTTTGAAGATTTTTATTTTAATGTTTGTAATTTAGATTATGGGAAAATGGATCAGGCAATGGATGCCTTAGTCGAATTGATGAACAAAACCGACAAAGTAAAAATCACTGGACCAGGAACTGACTTATCCTTCTCTATCAAAGATATTCCTGCCATAAAGTGCTCGGGACAAATGAATATTCCTGATGGAGAGGTATATACAGCTCCAGTACGTGATTCAGTCAATGGAGTCATCACTTACAATACTCCATCTCCATATCAAGGCTTTACATTTGAAAATGTAAAACTAACCTTTAAGGATGGAAAAATTGTTGAAGCAACTGCAAATGATACAGAGCGGATTAATAAAATATTCGATACAGATGAAGGGGCACGCTTTGTTGGAGAATTTGCCATTGGTGTGAATCCTTATATCTTACATCCGATGCAAGATATATTATTTGATGAAAAGATTGATGGAAGCTTCCATTTTACTCCTGGTCAATGTTATGATGACGCCTTTAATGGAAATCATTCCAACATTCACTGGGATATGGTCAATATTCAACGCAGCGACTACGGTGGCGGAGAAATGTACTTTGACGATGTGCTAGTTAGAAAGGATGGACGCTTCGTAATCAAAGAGCTCGAGGTATTAAATCCTGAGAATTTAAAATAA
- the murC gene encoding UDP-N-acetylmuramate--L-alanine ligase — translation MTIYHFVGIKGSGMSALAQILHDMNFEVQGSDIEKRFFTQTALEHLGIKILPFQKENIVPGLTVIAGNAYKDEHEEIQEAMKLGLPVIRYHRFLGDFMQNFTSIAVTGAHGKTSTTGLLSHVMRGAKPTAFLIGDGTGKGEENAEYFVFEACEYRRHFLSYFPDYAIMTNIDFDHPDYFANIDDVFSAFQEMAWQVKKGIFACGDDEQLQKIQAKVPVVFYGFGEENDFQARNVVKTTEGTTFDVFVRNTFYDTFQVPTFGDHNVLNALAVIAICHYEELSADKVKEQLLSFTGVKRRFTEKHVGSQVLIDDYAHHPTEIKATVDAARQKYPDREIVAVFQPHTFTRTQTFLEEFADSLQLADKVYLCDIFGSARENHGKLSIEDLRNKIESAEMINEENTETLKKHENSVILFMGAGDIQKFQEAYERQL, via the coding sequence ATGACAATTTACCATTTTGTGGGTATAAAAGGATCTGGAATGAGTGCACTAGCACAAATTCTTCATGATATGAATTTTGAGGTTCAGGGTTCAGATATTGAGAAACGTTTCTTTACACAGACGGCCCTTGAACATTTAGGAATAAAGATCCTACCTTTCCAAAAAGAAAATATTGTACCAGGATTAACAGTTATTGCTGGAAATGCCTATAAAGATGAACATGAAGAAATTCAAGAAGCGATGAAACTAGGTTTACCTGTCATTCGATATCACCGTTTCTTAGGTGATTTTATGCAAAATTTCACTAGTATTGCTGTGACTGGTGCCCACGGGAAGACATCTACAACCGGGCTCCTTTCGCATGTCATGAGAGGTGCAAAACCAACTGCGTTTTTAATCGGAGATGGTACGGGTAAAGGGGAAGAAAATGCCGAGTATTTTGTGTTTGAAGCTTGTGAATATAGAAGGCATTTCTTATCGTATTTTCCAGATTATGCAATCATGACGAATATTGATTTTGATCACCCTGACTATTTTGCTAATATTGATGATGTATTTTCTGCATTTCAAGAGATGGCATGGCAGGTGAAAAAAGGGATTTTTGCTTGTGGCGATGATGAGCAGCTTCAAAAGATTCAAGCAAAAGTACCTGTTGTTTTTTATGGCTTTGGCGAAGAAAATGACTTCCAGGCTAGAAATGTTGTAAAAACTACTGAAGGGACGACCTTCGATGTATTTGTTAGAAACACTTTTTATGATACATTCCAGGTACCAACCTTCGGTGATCACAATGTATTAAATGCTCTTGCTGTTATTGCCATTTGTCACTATGAGGAGCTGTCAGCTGACAAGGTCAAGGAACAGCTGTTAAGCTTCACAGGGGTTAAGAGGAGATTTACAGAAAAGCACGTCGGCTCTCAGGTATTGATTGATGATTATGCACATCATCCAACGGAGATTAAGGCGACGGTTGATGCAGCAAGACAAAAGTATCCAGATCGTGAAATTGTTGCTGTATTCCAGCCTCATACATTTACAAGAACACAAACATTTTTAGAGGAATTTGCTGATAGTCTTCAATTAGCAGATAAAGTATATTTATGTGATATTTTCGGTTCGGCCAGGGAGAACCATGGAAAGTTATCAATCGAGGACTTACGCAATAAAATCGAATCGGCTGAAATGATCAACGAAGAAAATACAGAAACTCTAAAGAAACATGAAAACAGTGTCATCCTGTTCATGGGAGCAGGAGATATTCAAAAATTCCAAGAAGCTTACGAACGCCAATTATAA